A window from Mus caroli chromosome 2, CAROLI_EIJ_v1.1, whole genome shotgun sequence encodes these proteins:
- the LOC115030369 gene encoding zinc finger and SCAN domain-containing protein 20-like: protein MATTNSSVGIRWSRQETRTLLSILGEAEYIQRLQTRHHNADVYQAVSRRMQQEGFRRTERQCRSKFKVLKALYLKAYVAHATSMGDPPHCPFYDTLDHLLRNQIVTDPDNLMEAAAWAKHCDQNLVASDKPGQEGTSIRETKRIQAACHQHILQTVKESNEDYHLRISDQTQEATSDLEGSWDDSLGAGCSQGTPSYSSSHHLFRGAVAPCQSNPMTRLGVSREWSPCTSTSRNPPGAASTPQPPGSSSRVAFLSGGDRPLTREPSPRWARRRRRSVARTIAAELAENRRLARELSKIEEAKLDRLIAIGEEASAQQDTANELRRDAVVAVRRLATAVEEATGAFQLGLEKLLQRLISNTKS, encoded by the exons ATGGCAACCACCAATAGCAGTGTGGGCATCCGTTGGTCCAGACAGGAGACACGAACTCTTCTCTCCATCCTAGGTGAGGCAGAGTACATCCAGCGCCTCCAGACTAGGCATCACAATGCAGATGTCTATCAGGCCGTGTCTAGGCGAATGCAGCAGGAGGGCTTCCGCCGCACTGAACGCCAGTGCCGCTCCAAGTTTAAAGTTCTGAAGGCATTGTATTTAAAGGCCTACGTTGCCCATGCCACAAGTATGGGGGATCCACCGCACTGCCCATTTTATGATACGTTGGATCATCTTCTTCGAAACCAGATAGTGACTGACCCAGACAACTTAATGGAGGCTGCTGCTTGGGCCAAGCACTGTGATCAGAATTTGGTAGCCTCTGACAAGCCAGGGCAAGAGGGCACCAGCATTCGGGAAACGAAAAGGATACAGGCAGCTTGTCATCAGCATATTTTGCAAACAGTTAAGGAATCAAATGAGGATTATCACCTAAGAATCAGTGACCAGACACAAGAAGCCACAAGTGACCTTGAGGGCTCCTGGGATGACTCCTTGGGTGCAG GGTGCTCTCAAGGGACCCCCAGCTACAGCAGCTCCCACCACCTTTTCAGAGGTGCAGTTGCCCCCTGTCAAAGCAACCCCATGACCAGACTGGGTGTGTCGAGGGAGTGGAGTCCCTGCACCAGCACCAGCCGCAACCCTCCTGGGGCAGCCTCCACACCACAGCCTCCAGGCTCTTCCTCAAGGGTTGCTTTTCTCTCTGGTGGGGATAGACCTCTGACCAGGGAGCCCTCTCCAAGGTGGGCCAGGCGAAGAAGGCGCTCAGTGGCCAGGACCATTGCAGCTGAGTTGGCAGAAAACAGGAGGTTGGCGAGAGAACTCTCCAAGATAGAGGAAGCGAAGCTGGACAGGTTGATTGCTATTGGTGAGGAGGCCAGTGCCCAGCAAGACACTGCCAATGAGCTGCGCAGGGATGCTGTCGTCGCAGTCAGACGCTTGGCCACAGCAGTGGAAGAAGCAACTGGGGCTTTCCAGCTAGGGCTTGAGAAGTTGCTTCAGAGGTTGATTTCAAATACCAAAAGCTAG